A stretch of Arachis hypogaea cultivar Tifrunner chromosome 15, arahy.Tifrunner.gnm2.J5K5, whole genome shotgun sequence DNA encodes these proteins:
- the LOC112750147 gene encoding uncharacterized protein, with protein sequence MEKYQYQLILKIVSLLLTVKIAFGEWCSSQDLEGLIGFKNGIQMDTSGRLAKWVGQRCCDWEGIVCDNATTSGTRRVTQIHLPGFISTDKDLFQTQMIGHFSLSITLLTSLEILDLGGLVGLSGTIPQTLGMHLQKLQKLYLYGNNLTGSIPESIGELQNLQQLAIHENRLSGSIPSSLGTLRKLKSLLLYSNKISGTLPLSLGNLTNLVELDLHENSINGHIPNSIGQMQNLEKLDLSSNLLNGRIPSSLSNLTSISLLYLDTNNLEGTIPFPSRNGGENMHSLGFLRLNDNNLSGNLPFNFGQLVSLQRVSLSNNKLEGALPSSLGNLHHLTEIYLSGNFFSGQIPKSLGQISHLIMFNISKNLIQGPLPKEMSNLQNLQKIDLSFNPLNLTSIPEWLPSLLSLSGIYLAGCGIQGRIPEVLNTIKSPIQELDLSMNFLSGSIPSWIGSFSQLYLLNLSRNSLDSFIPHSVAKLRNLAILDLHSNRLTGSIIEAFEIEQDSTGGSLTYLDLSHNNFSSGVEEIGVGGQFNIQFLNLSHNNLKGMLSSSLGRLKSIHSLDLSFNKLASNLPEFLANLTTLEILRLQKNHFSGNIPNAFLKLRKLKELDLSDNVLEGEIPEGEPLINFPGSSYSGNKGLCGKPLGPCKL encoded by the coding sequence ATGGAGAAATATCAGTATCAACTGATATTGAAAATAGTTTCACTGCTTTTAACAGTGAAAATTGCATTTGGAGAATGGTGCAGTTCACAAGACTTGGAAGGTTTGATTGGTTTCAAGAATGGAATTCAGATGGATACATCTGGAAGATTGGCAAAATGGGTTGGTCAAAGATGCTGTGATTGGGAAGGCATTGTATGTGATAATGCAACAACATCAGGAACAAGAAGAGTGACACAGATTCATCTTCCAGGGTTCATTTCCACAGATAAAGACTTGTTTCAAACCCAAATGATTGGTCACTTTTCACTTTCCATCACACTTCTCACCTCACTTGAAATCCTTGATCTTGGAGGCTTAGTAGGCCTCAGTGGAACAATTCCACAAACACTTGGCATGCATCTGCAAAAGCTCCAAAAGCTTTACCTTTATGGAAACAACTTAACAGGCTCAATTCCAGAAAGCATTGGTGAGTTGCAAAACCTACAGCAACTTGCAATTCATGAAAATAGGTTATCTGGGTCAATTCCTTCTAGCCTTGGAACCCTAAGAAAACTGAAAAGTTTGCTGctttattcaaataaaatctcAGGTACATTACCACTCTCACTTGGGAACTTGACAAATTTGGTAGAATTGGATCTTCATGAAAATTCCATCAATGGTCACATACCAAATAGCATTGGTCAGATGCAGAATCTTGAAAAGCTTGACCTTTCAAGCAATTTGCTAAATGGGAGAATCCCTTCATCATTATCCAATTTAACTTCCATTTCACTTTTGTATTTGGACACAAATAATCTTGAGGGAACAATCCCATTCCCTTCAAGAAATGGTGGTGAAAATATGCATTCTTTAGGGTTCTTGAGGCTCAATGATAACAATCTAAGTGGAAATTTACCTTTCAATTTCGGTCAACTTGTTTCTCTTCAAAGGGTATCATTGTCAAACAACAAACTTGAAGGTGCATTGCCTTCAAGTTTGGGGAATTTGCATCATTTGACTGAGATTTACCTAAGTGGAAACTTTTTCTCTGGCCAAATACCAAAATCATTAGGCCAAATTTCTCACCTCATAATGTTCAACATTTCCAAAAACTTGATTCAAGGGCCATTGCCAAAAGAGATGTCAAACCTTCAAAATCTTCAAAAAATTGATCTCTCTTTCAACCCTTTGAACCTCACTTCCATCCCCGAATGGCTGCCAAGTCTATTGTCGCTCTCTGGCATTTACCTTGCAGGCTGTGGAATCCAAGGCCGAATTCCAGAAGTTTTGAATACAATCAAAAGTCCAATTCAGGAATTGGACTTATCAATGAACTTTCTCAGTGGAAGCATACCTTCATGGATAGGTTCCTTCAGCCAACTCTACTTATTGAACCTCTCAAGAAACTCACTTGATTCATTCATCCCTCATTCCGTTGCGAAATTGCGCAATCTTGCAATTCTTGATCTTCACTCAAATAGGCTTACAGGATCCATAATTGAGGCATTTGAAATTGAACAAGATTCCACTGGAGGATCACTAACATACCTGGATCTTTCACATAACAATTTCTCTAGTGGAGTTGAAGAAATTGGTGTAGGAGGGCAATTCAACATTCAATTTCTGAATCTTTCTCACAACAATCTGAAGGGTATGTTGTCAAGTTCACTTGGGAGGCTAAAATCCATTCACAGTTTGGACTTGAGCTTCAACAagttagcatcaaatttgccagAGTTTCTTGCAAATTTGACCACATTGGAGATACTTAGGCTGCAAAAGAATCACTTTAGTGGCAACATTCCTAATGCATTTCTCAAGCTTAGAAAGTTGAAGGAGTTGGATCTATCAGATAATGTTCTTGAAGGGGAAATTCCAGAGGGTGAACCTCTGATTAACTTCCCTGGTAGTTCTTATTCTGGTAACAAAGGTTTGTGTGGAAAGCCTCTTGGTCCTTGTAAACTCTGA
- the LOC140179190 gene encoding zinc finger BED domain-containing protein RICESLEEPER 1-like codes for MSEREEHSNHVVPLAHPSLPPQPSGSSGHKNRSEIWEHFIPIEGIEKYARCKNCNGQIKYAGGTSAMRQHWKRCFDLNNEQSKRQRIEGGTSGLISSPSVTKFDQAVSRSILTEMFVTEELAFRFVERNVFRRLLHSLQPKFKIPSRTTLARDILSFYETEKMKLQSYLSHNCQKVCLTTDTWTTSSQNLTYISLTTHFIDNDWKLQKRILNFCRVEGHSGEVLGRAIEDDDWTYAESILPFLKIFYDATLRISGSLYVTSNKYMKEVFSIGRKIKLHCENTDLSIRLMASKMQRKYDKYWETPNVINMLLLIAIVLDPCHKLDFVNWILDESFGVEKGGELKSKLSTCLNSLYNHYQGKEDESQSNQDAMINEEDEDDILNIYLQSTGRDSDAKSELDRYLKEDCEPRNKSAELDILG; via the exons ATGTCTGAGAGAGAGGAGCATTCAAATCATGTTGTTCCTCTTGCTCATCCCTCATTACCTCCTCAACCTAGTGGATCTTCTGGGCATAAAAATCGATCAGAGATATGGGAACATTTCATTCCAATCGAAGGGATAGAGAAGTATGCGAGATGTAAAAACTGCAACGGTCAAATAAAATATGCGGGGGGAACAAGTGCTATGCGGCAACATTGGAAGCGATGTTTTGACTTGAACAACGAACAGAGCAAGAGACAAAGGATAGAAGGGGGAACAAGTGGTCTTATATCCTCACCAAGTGTTACAAAGTTTGACCAAGCAGTATCTCGAAGTATCCTCACTGAGATGTTTGTGACTGAAGAGCTAGCTTTCCGATTTGTAGAAAGAAATGTGTTTCGAAGGCTCTTGCATAGCTTGCAACCTAAGTTTAAAATCCCTTCGCGTACTACATTGGCCCGTGATATACTTTCTTTTTATGAAACAGAGAAAATGAAGTTACAAAGTTATCTCTCTCATAATTGTCAAAAAGTGTGCCTTACAACTGACACTTGGACGACATCGAGTCAAAATTTGACTTATATATCTCTAACGACACACTTTATTGACAATGATTGGAAGTTGCAAAAGAGAATATTGAATTTCTGTCGGGTTGAGGGTCATTCAGGAGAGGTACTTGGTAGAGCTattgaag ATGATGATTGGACTTATGCGGAGTCAATTTTACCATTCTTGAAAATATTCTATGATGCTACATTGCGCATTTCTGGGAGTTTGTATGTTACTAGTAATAAATACATGAAAGAAGTCTTTAGCATCGGAAGAAAAATCAAGTTGCATTGTGAAAATACTGATTTGAGCATAAGGTTAATGGCGTCCaagatgcaaagaaaatatgataAGTATTGGGAAACTCCAAATGTCATTAACATGTTGTTGTTGATTGCAATTGTGCTTGATCCATGTCACAAGTTAGATTTTGTAAATTGGATTTTGGATGAGtcatttggtgttgaaaagggaGGAGAACTCAAGTCAAAATTGTCTACTTGCTTGAATTCCCTTTATAATCACTACCAAGGCAAAGAAGATGAATCTCAAAGCAATCAAGATGCAATGATcaatgaagaggatgaagatgatatCCTGAATATTTATTTGCAGTCAACTGGACGTGATTCAGATGCTAAATCTGAACTTGACAGATATCTGAAAGAAGATTGTGAGCCTAGAAACAAGTCGGCAGAGTTGGATATTTTGGGTTAG
- the LOC112746982 gene encoding exocyst complex component EXO84A-like: MDQMAFVTPRGSMSSIGDSTELEVNPNLTLSDKLRVFKSSSFDPNAFIQTKSRAMNEKEIRHLCVYLVDLKKASAEEMRKSVLANYSAFIRTSKEISDLEGELVSMRNLLVTQAASVHAIAEGCQLSTLVARKENSDMEEILSQKTDLSKTEKWLIEFLETLEVLLAEKRVDEAMAKLEEGKKMAEEITREKLLSPVLFQALEDALADKKKKLADQLAETMGQSSTRNSEIRFTAWALKKLGDGPRAHTLLLNAHKEKLQRKMNGFESTNDGRVKAAGQYTTSLSQLVFSIISRAATDSLTVFGKQEPAYSSELVTWAVGQVENCALLLKKRILASAAATGSLRVAVESVHVCMSHCQLLEANGLALSPVLLKHFRPLVEQALNNNLKRIEQTTAAIALGEEWSLVYAPTSRNSGLAPASSVSSSQPKLSSSAHKFNSLVQELFEDVEPLEILQLDGLAYEGLLRVFNSYINLLINALPGSVETENLEGTSVHKIVKIAETEAQQIAVLANAILLADELIPRAVVKLSHSSKGDESHRKGSDKQQRLPEQRELKKRLQREVDRLRDSFCRQHALELIFNEEGETRLNAMMYLSLDGQGQQPEWFPSTIFQELFAKLTRVATIATDMFVGKDRYATLLLMRLAESVILFLADDQTFWGEVETGPTPLGPLGLQQLYLDMQFVMIFASQGRYLSRHLHQSIKDIISKAIEAVAATGLDPNSILPEDEWFVEVAQIAVKTLTGKAAFDIDDDVGSPFAAGAYN, encoded by the exons ATGGATCAGATGGCGTTTGTGACTCCGAGAGGGTCAATGTCGAGCATCGGAGACTCGACGGAGCTTGAGGTCAATCCCAATCTCACTCTCAGCGATAAGCTCAGGGTTTTCAAGAGTTCCTCCTTTGATCCCAATGCCTTCATCCAAACCAAATCCCGCGCCATGAATGAAAAG GAGATAAGGCATTTGTGTGTTTATCTTGTTGACCTGAAGAAGGCTTCTGCTGAAGAAATGCGGAAAAGTGTTCTTGCTAACTACTCAGCCTTCATTCG TACATCCAAAGAGATTTCGGATCTTGAGGGGGAGCTAGTTTCCATGAGAAATCTTCTGGTGACGCAGGCCGCATCAGTTCATGCTATAGCAGAAGGTTGTCAGCTTAGTACCTTGGTTGCTAGAAAAGAAAACTCGGACATGGAAGAGATACTAAGTCAAAAAACGGATCTATCCAAGACAGAGAAATGGCTGATAGAGTTTCTAGAAACGCTGGAGGTTTTATTAGCAGAGAAAAGAGTGGACGAAGCGATGGCTAAGTTGGAAGAAGGCAAAAAAATGGCAGAAGAAATTACTAGAGAGAAACTTCTGAGTCCAGTTTTGTTCCAGGCATTGGAAGATGCCCTTGCTGATAAGAAGAAAAAATTAGCTGATCAGCTAGCAGAGACTATGGGCCAGTCATCCACTCGAAACTCAGAAATTCGTTTCACAGCTTGGGCTTTGAAAAAGCTAGGAGACGGTCCTCGTGCTCACACATTACTACTAAATGCACACAAAGAAAAGTTGCAGCGTAAAATGAATGGTTTTGAGTCCACCAATGATGGAAGGGTTAAAGCGGCTGGTCAATACACAACTAGCCTTTCACAGCTTGTCTTTTCCATCATTTCACGAGCTGCAACAGATTCTTTGACAGTGTTTGGCAAACAAGAGCCTGCATATAGTTCGGAGCTGGTTACTTGGGCCGTAGGGCAGGTTGAGAATTGTGCTCTTCTCCTAAAGAAGCGCATCCTTGCCTCGGCTGCTGCTACAGGAAGCCTCAGAGTTGCAGTTGAAAGTGTTCATGTTTGCATGAGCCACTGTCAACTGTTGGAGGCTAATGGATTGGCCCTTTCCCCTGTCTTGCTCAAACACTTTAGACCATTAGTTGAGCAAGCATTGAACaataatttgaaaagaattgaacaaACCACTGCTGCAATTGCTCTTGGAGAGGAATGGTCACTTGTTTATGCACCAACCAGCAGGAATTCAGGCCTCGCTCCTGCTTCTTCTGTTTCATCATCCCAGCCAAAACTTTCAAGTAGTGCTCACAAATTCAACTCATTGGTTCAG GAACTTTTTGAAGATGTAGAACCTCTTGAAATCTTACAGTTAGATGGTCTTGCATATGAAGGCCTTCTACGGGTGTTCAACTCCTACATCAATCTGCTGATAAATGCATTACCAGGTTCGGTAGAAACTGAGAACCTGGAAGGTACATCAGTTCATAAAATTGTAAAGATTGCTGAGACTGAAGCACAACAGATAGCAGTGCTAGCCAATGCAATATTGCTAGCAGATGAATTAATCCCTCGTGCCGTTGTGAAGCTTTCACACAGCAGCAAAGGTGATGAGTCTCATAGAAAAGGATCAGACAAGCAACAAAGGCTTCCTGAACAGCGCGAATTGAAGAAGAGACTCCAGCGGGAAGTTGATCGCCTCAGAGACAGTTTCTGCAGGCAGCATGCTCTTGAGCTCATCTTTAATGAGGAAGGGGAAACACGCCTCAATGCAATGATGTATTTGAGTTTAGACGGACAAGGCCAACAACCTGAATGGTTTCCTTCTACAATTTTTCAG GAGCTCTTTGCAAAGCTTACAAGAGTGGCAACAATTGCAACAGATATGTTTGTGGGAAAGGACAGGTATGCAACCCTTTTGTTGATGAGACTTGCAGAGTCTGTGATCCTTTTTCTTGCTGATGACCAAACCTTCTGGGGAGAAGTAGAGACAGGCCCAACGCCTTTGGGTCCTCTTGGCCTTCAACAG CTTTATTTGGATATGCAATTTGTGATGATATTTGCATCCCAAGGTCGATATTTATCTCGTCATCTGCACCAATCTATCAAAGACATCATCAGTAAGGCTATTGAAGCTGTTGCTGCTACAGGACTAGATCCCAACAG TATATTGCCAGAGGATGAGTGGTTTGTTGAAGTTGCTCAGATTGCCGTAAAGACGTTAACTGGGAAAGCTGCCTTTGATATAGATGATGATGTCGGTAGCCCCTTTGCCGCCGGCGCTTACAACTAA
- the LOC112750146 gene encoding uncharacterized protein, whose protein sequence is MGACVSAPQRCVGGRLSSSSKRNKQQRKRSRRSGGGGIRRRVSSKLYKGSSSLDNNVLDLPPPTSSFANPTFQGGSIEEAWFDSNVVFDSDCDDDYQSVPDDLLSLNGNDANHRVSTASISEAARTSDVQRFSSVDATDHQSKSDGNIVDANEPVFVDEISSVDANSNKEEGILDNCGILPNNCLPCLASTVPSIEKRRSSSSSPPSARKKAPMKLSFKWKEGHGNATLLSTKTLLQRPIAGSQVPFCPIDKKMLDCWSHIDPSTFKVRGVNYFKDKKKDFAPNYSAYYPFGVDVFLSPRKVDHIARFVELPFISSSGKLPPILVVNVQIPLYPATLFQGETDGDGMSFVLYFKLSEGYSKELPLHLQESIRKLMDDEVEKVKGFPVDTIAPFRERLKILGRVVNLEDLHLSAAERKLMHAYNEKPVLSRPQHEFYSGENYFEIDLDMHRFSYISRKGFEAFLDRLKICTLDVGLTIQGNKAEELPEQVLCCVRLNGIDYMNYHQLGLTQDPL, encoded by the exons atGGGAGCTTGTGTTTCAGCTCCACAAAGGTGTGTTGGAGGGAGATTGAGCTCTTCTTCAAAGAGGAATAAGCAACAAAGAAAGAGGAGTAGAAGGAGTGGTGGTGGTGGAATTAGAAGAAGAGTTTCTTCTAAATTGTACAAGGGATCATCATCATTGGATAATAACGTTCTTGACCTTCCACCACCAACTAGTTCCTTTGCCAACCCCACTTTCCaag GTGGAAGTATTGAGGAGgcatggtttgattcaaatgtGGTATTTGACTCCGACTGCGATGACGATTACCAGAGTGTTCCTGATG ATTTGTTATCTTTGAATGGAAATGATGCCAACCATAGAGTTTCAACTGCAAGTATCTCTGAGGCTGCAAGAACTTCAGACGTTCAACGTTTTTCTAGTGTAGATGCAACTGATCATCAAAGTAAATCCGACGGAAACATAGTCGATGCGAATGAACCCGTGTTCGTCGATGAAATTTCCTCGGTGGATGCAAACTCCAACAAGGAAGAAGGGATTTTGGACAATTGTGGAATCCTTCCAAACAATTGTTTGCCGTGTCTAGCTTCTACCGTGCCTTCTATCGAGAAACGAAGATCTTCGAGTTCTAGTCCTCCTAGTGCAAGGAAGAAGGCTCCTATGAAACTCTCCTTTAAATGGAAGGAAGGACATGGAAATGCTACTCTAT TGTCGACAAAGACTCTTTTACAAAGACCAATTGCAGGATCTCAAGTACCCTTTTGTCCAATCGATAAGAAAATGCTTGATTGTTGGTCACACATTGATCCAAGCACTTTTAAAGTTCGGGGAGTAAACTATTTTAA GGACAAGAAGAAGGACTTTGCTCCAAACTATTCTGCGTATTACCCATTTGGCGTAGACGTATTCTTATCGCCACGGAAGGTGGACCATATAGCTCGATTTGTGGAACTTCCTTTTATTAGTTCCTCTGGGAAATTGCCACCAATTCTTGTTGTAAATGTGCAG aTTCCACTCTACCCTGCCACACTTTTTCAAGGTGAAACTGATGGGGATGGAATGAGTTTTGTGTTGTACTTTAAACTTTCCGAAGGTTACTCAAAGGAACTTCCTCTGCATCTTCAAGAAAGCATCAGA AAGCTGATGGATGATGAAGTTGAAAAGGTGAAGGGTTTTCCTGTCGATACAATCGCACCGTTCCGGGAAAGGTTGAAGATATTAGGCCGTGTCGTCAACCTCGAAGACCTTCATTTGAGTGCAGCAGAAAGGAAGCTTATGCATGCCTACAACGAAAAACCGGTTCTTTCGCGACCCCAGCATGAGTTTTACTCA GGAGAGAATTACTTTGAGATTGATTTGGATATGCATAGATTTAGTTATATCTCTAGGAAAGGCTTTGAAGCTTTCTTGGACAGATTAAAAATCTGCACTTTAGATGTTGGTCTCACAATTCAG GGGAACAAAGCAGAGGAATTGCCAGAGCAAGTTTTATGTTGTGTTAGATTAAACGGCATTGACTACATGAATTACCATCAATTGGGACTAACTCAAGATCCCCTCTAA